From Hippoglossus stenolepis isolate QCI-W04-F060 chromosome 4, HSTE1.2, whole genome shotgun sequence, a single genomic window includes:
- the alkbh8 gene encoding alkylated DNA repair protein alkB homolog 8 — translation MDAGVENNVKAMRRSKEEKKVLRKQIKTSYTLLKHEGISTTPQPNKSLVVANGGLGNGVSREELSTALKEMGEVESLMMPPHKPYAFVTYRSEESARKAVVHLNGHKLHCGDNGVTLYLGYVNSVACEEEKAAPLPEGLVLVEDFVSPEEEALLLAAIDWSSTNDDVTAQKALKHRRVKHYGFEFRYDNNNVDKDNPLPAGLPEECLPVLERCVRNGHINIMPDQLTINQYESGQGIPPHVDTHSAFEDTILSLSLGAKTVMEFRHPDGRLVPVVLPGQSLLVMKGESRYLWTHGITPRKFDMVPVCDPQSSAHSASDIGSNSNLTLSKRGTRTSFTFRKIRHEPCRCAFPSTCDSRGALSTPSPSPPTAPSLPCCHADATRLEEVYVHRVYDAIASHFSSTRYSPWPRVCHFLSSLPPGSVLADVGCGNGKYLGVNPEVIAVGSDRSSALVQICAERGFQAFVSDALSVPLRTASCDACISIAVIHHFSTQERRLAAVRELVRLLKPGGRALIYVWAFEQEHNKQRSKYLKDQNIGQPGNLSPVNNTAEDRQEPCVEERERPVDSMQDVSKVTDGKLSVHTNRTAFNTQDLLVPWHLKEGKRRGEEESRKDGKQNKKKEMSRKTPGDFCSPSSLSSKPKSDSNSAPSPGPDTNMSSGSGPDTSDASHGPDSEPSLSGDTTQTSSSPLKPESESGPAPVFHRYYHVFQQGELEQMCGQVAGVKVQRSYHDQGNWCVILEKA, via the exons ATGGACGCAGGTGTAGAAAACAACGTGAAGGCCATGAGAAgaagcaaagaggagaagaaagttctccgaaaacaaatcaaaacgaGTTACACTTTGCTGAAACATGAAGGCATCAGCACGACGCCACAGCCCAACAAG AGTTTGGTGGTGGCTAACGGCGGCCTGGGCAACGGCGTCAGTCGAGAGGAGCTTTCCACTGCTCTGAAGGAGATGGGGGAGGTGGAGTCCCTGATGATGCCTCCGCACAAGCCGTATGCTTTTGTCACATACAG GTCTGAGGAGAGTGCTCGCAAAGCCGTCGTCCACCTTAACGGACACAAGCTGCATTGTGGAGACAACGGTGTCACACTCTACCTCGGTTATGTCAACTCAG TGgcctgtgaggaggagaaggctgCTCCTTTGCCTGAGGGATTAGTCTTAGTGGAAGATTTTGTGTCTCCAGAGGAAGAGGCTCTGTTGCTCGCTGCTATAGACTGGTCATCCAcaaatgatgatgtcactg CTCAAAAAGCTCTGAAGCACAGAAGAGTCAAACATTATGGTTTTGAATTTCGCTACGACAACAACAACGTGGATAAGGACAATCCATTACCTGCAG GTCTTCCTGAGGAGTGTCTGCCTGTTCTGGAGCGCTGTGTGAGGAACGGACACATCAACATCATGCCGGACCAACTGACCATCAACCAGTATGAGTCTGGACAAG gCATCCCTCCTCATGTGGACACTCACTCTGCCTTTGAGGACACCATCCTGTCTCTGAGCCTCGGGGCAAAG ACGGTGATGGAGTTCCGTCATCCTGATGGTCGTCTTGTTCCTGTGGTATTGCCCGGACAGAGCCTCCTGGTGATGAAGGGCGAGAGCAGATACCTCTGGACCCACGG GATCACACCTCGGAAGTTTGACATGGTGCCAGTCTGCGACCCACAATCCTCTGCTCATTCAGCGTCTGACATCGGGAGCAACAGCAACCTTACATTAAGCAAAAGGGGCACCCGCACTTCCTTCACTTTCCGCAAGATCAGACATGAACCGTGCCGCTGTG ccTTTCCCTCGACCTGTGACAGTCGGGGAGCTCTCTCGACACCCTCGCCTTCTCCGCCGACTGCCCCTTCCCTTCCCTGTTGCCATGCCGACGCAACCCGTCTGGAGGAGGTGTACGTGCACCGGGTGTACGACGCCATCGCCTCCCACTTCAGCAGCACTCGCTACTCCCCCTGGCCTCGTGTTTGCCACTTCCTGTCCTCGCTCCCGCCCGGCAGCGTGCTGGCTGATGTGGGCTGTGGAAATGGAAAATACCTGGGTGTTAACCCGGAGGTGATAGCA GTTGGCTCTGACCGCAGCAGTGCCCTGGTCCAGATCTGTGCAGAGAGAGGTTTTCAGGCGTTTGTATCTGACGCTCTCAGTGTCCCTCTGCGAACGGCCTCCTGTGATGCCTGCATCTCCATCGCCGTCATCCACCACTTTTCCACACAG gAACGTCGGCTGGCAGCAGTGAGGGAgctggtgagacttctgaagCCTGGAGGTCGAGCACTCATCTACGTTTGGGCTTTCGAACAAGAGCACAACAAGCAGAGGTCAAAGTACCTCAAAGATCAGAACATAGGGCAACCAGGGAACCTCAGCCCAGTcaacaacacagcagaagaCAGACAGGAGCCTTGtgtagaagagagagagagacctgttGACAGCATGCAAGATGTTAGCAAAGTGACTGATGGCAAACTTAGTGTTCACACCAACCGCACAGCCTTCAACACCCAGGATCTTTTGGTTCCCTGGCATCTGAAAGAGGGGAAGAGACGAGGGGAAGAAGAATCCAGAAAGGATgggaagcaaaacaaaaagaaggaGATGTCCAGAAAGACTCCAGGTGACTTTTGTTCACCCTCAAGTTTGAGTTCCAAGCCCAAATCAGACTCTAACAGTGCACCAAGCCCAGGTCCTGACACCAATATGTCCTCTGGATCGGGTCCTGACACCAGCGATGCCAGTCACGGCCCTGACTCTGAACCTAGCCTGAGTGGTGACACCACACAGACATCCAGTTCACCTCTGAAGCCTGAGTCCGAGAGCGGCCCAGCACCCGTCTTCCACCGCTATTACCACGTTTTCCAGCAGGGGGAGCTTGAGCAGATGTGTGGTCAAGTGGCTGGAGTCAAGGTGCAGAGAAGCTACCACGATCAGGGCAACTGGTGCGTTATATTAGAGAAAGCCTGA
- the LOC118106487 gene encoding sarcolipin, producing the protein MDRSVQELFLNFMIVLITVMLMWLLVKVYQD; encoded by the coding sequence ATGGACCGCTCTGTGCAGGAGCTGTTCCTAAACTTCATGATCGTCTTAATCACTGTGATGCTCATGTGGCTGCTGGTGAAAGTTTACCAGGACTGA